From a region of the Constantimarinum furrinae genome:
- a CDS encoding geranylgeranylglycerol-phosphate geranylgeranyltransferase, which produces MFSRRQKHILLKSFSLVSIVRGYNILIIILAQYLTSVYILAPELPVRKVIFDVNLLMLVLASASAIAAGYIINSFYDSEKDLINRPRKTMLDKLVSQRTKLSTYFVLNFLSVFFASYVSFRAVAFFSIYIFAIWFYSHKLKKYPFVGNITAAILAVVPFFAVFIYYRNFDLVIFVHATFLFLLIAMRELVKDLENLKGDLVQNYKTIPVIYGTQTAKIMLTILSVLTLVPTMLLIFKFEIGYMYLFFFGSILALMVFVGILWMSKRKLHYLILHNILKFVIVIGVFSIVLIDINLLLNRLF; this is translated from the coding sequence ATGTTTAGTCGTCGCCAGAAACACATATTACTTAAATCGTTTTCTTTGGTATCCATTGTGCGTGGCTATAACATTCTAATTATTATCCTCGCACAATACCTTACTTCTGTGTATATACTTGCCCCCGAACTTCCCGTAAGAAAGGTCATTTTTGATGTGAATTTACTTATGTTGGTTTTGGCGTCTGCTTCGGCCATTGCAGCAGGATATATTATAAATAGCTTCTATGATAGTGAAAAGGACCTGATAAACAGACCCCGAAAAACCATGTTGGACAAACTGGTGAGTCAGCGTACCAAATTAAGCACCTATTTTGTGCTTAACTTTCTTTCGGTCTTCTTTGCGAGTTATGTCTCTTTTAGGGCAGTGGCTTTTTTCAGCATTTACATTTTTGCGATCTGGTTCTATTCCCATAAGCTTAAAAAGTATCCCTTTGTAGGTAACATTACTGCGGCAATTTTAGCCGTAGTTCCTTTTTTTGCCGTGTTTATTTATTACCGGAATTTTGATCTGGTGATCTTTGTACACGCAACCTTTTTGTTTCTGCTTATAGCGATGCGCGAACTTGTAAAGGATCTGGAAAACCTGAAGGGAGATCTTGTTCAGAATTATAAGACGATCCCGGTAATTTACGGTACGCAAACTGCCAAGATAATGCTCACGATCTTAAGCGTTCTAACCCTTGTTCCTACTATGTTGCTCATTTTTAAATTTGAAATAGGGTATATGTATTTGTTTTTCTTCGGAAGCATACTCGCGCTAATGGTCTTTGTAGGTATCTTGTGGATGTCGAAACGAAAACTACATTATCTTATACTTCACAACATATTGAAGTTTGTTATTGTAATTGGTGTTTTCAGTATTGTCTTGATCGATATTAACCTATTATTAAACCGATTGTTTTAA
- a CDS encoding mevalonate kinase family protein: MRGPLFYSKILLFGEYGIIKDSKGLSIPYNFYNGALKIDENRTIATRRSNENLRRFSEYLSEVQNEKKALVTFDIDALKQDVENGLYFDSSIPQGYGVGSSGALVAAIYDKYAQDKITVLENLTREKLLQLKAIFAEMESFFHGKSSGLDPLNSYLSLPILINSTDNIEPAGIPSQTENGKGAVFLLDSGSTGETAPMVHIFMESMKQEGFRNMLKDQFVKHTDACVDDFLNGDVKSLFGNIKQLSKVVLDNFKPMIPKQFHTLWKKGIDTNAYYLKLCGSGGGGYMLGFTQDIDKARNALKGYNLEVVYNF, from the coding sequence ATGCGAGGACCCCTCTTCTATTCAAAAATTTTACTCTTTGGTGAATACGGTATCATAAAAGATTCTAAAGGATTGTCAATTCCTTATAATTTTTACAATGGAGCGTTAAAGATCGATGAGAACAGGACCATTGCGACCAGAAGATCCAATGAAAATCTAAGACGTTTTTCTGAATACCTTAGCGAGGTACAGAATGAGAAAAAAGCTCTAGTAACTTTCGATATTGATGCTTTAAAGCAGGATGTGGAAAACGGGTTGTATTTTGACAGTAGTATTCCGCAGGGCTATGGAGTTGGGAGTAGCGGTGCTTTGGTAGCTGCGATTTACGATAAGTACGCTCAGGATAAAATTACCGTCCTTGAAAATCTGACCCGTGAGAAATTACTTCAGCTAAAAGCCATATTTGCGGAAATGGAATCTTTTTTCCATGGTAAATCGTCAGGTCTGGATCCATTAAACAGTTATTTAAGCTTACCCATATTAATTAATTCTACTGATAATATTGAACCAGCGGGGATTCCGTCACAAACTGAAAACGGTAAAGGTGCAGTTTTCTTATTAGATAGCGGATCGACGGGCGAAACGGCACCCATGGTACATATCTTTATGGAGAGTATGAAGCAGGAGGGTTTCAGAAACATGTTGAAAGATCAGTTTGTTAAGCACACCGATGCTTGTGTAGACGATTTCCTCAATGGCGATGTAAAATCATTGTTCGGAAATATAAAACAACTCTCCAAAGTTGTTCTCGATAATTTTAAACCTATGATCCCTAAACAATTTCACACCTTGTGGAAAAAAGGGATCGATACCAACGCCTATTATTTAAAATTATGTGGCTCCGGTGGTGGCGGTTATATGCTTGGGTTTACTCAGGATATTGATAAGGCTCGCAATGCCTTAAAGGGGTATAATCTGGAAGTGGTCTATAATTTTTAG
- a CDS encoding diphosphomevalonate/mevalonate 3,5-bisphosphate decarboxylase family protein — protein sequence MTEAQFIPKTYSNVKESGSVAWQAPSNIALVKYWGKHGVQLPKNASVSFTLSHCCTKTKISFQKKNTPGFDFEVLLDGKREVGFEPKVLKFFERIEPYLPFLRQYRFTIETSNSFPHSSGIASSASGLSALALCLVDMERMMEGVDMTEAFFSKKASFLARLGSGSAARSIEGPLVLWGSHPGFEGSSDLFGIPYSFPVHDIFKNYRDTILLVDKGEKQVSSTIGHELMHEHPYANNRFEEANNNLNRLRTILEKGDLENFIRLIESEALQLHAMMMTSLPYYILMKPNTLQIIQRIWEFRKSTGSNLCFTLDAGANVHVLYPESEQEAVRAFIEADLVKFCKHGEYIHDKAGNGAKKLV from the coding sequence ATGACGGAAGCACAATTTATTCCGAAGACCTATTCAAATGTAAAAGAAAGTGGAAGTGTAGCTTGGCAAGCTCCAAGTAACATTGCTCTGGTAAAATACTGGGGAAAACACGGCGTTCAGCTTCCTAAAAATGCCTCGGTAAGCTTTACGCTTTCACATTGTTGTACCAAAACAAAGATCAGTTTTCAGAAAAAGAATACGCCCGGATTTGATTTTGAAGTGTTGCTCGATGGAAAAAGAGAAGTGGGTTTTGAACCTAAGGTCCTAAAGTTTTTTGAGCGCATCGAACCTTACCTGCCCTTTTTAAGACAGTATAGGTTTACCATAGAAACCTCAAACAGTTTCCCGCACAGTAGTGGAATAGCTTCTTCCGCTAGCGGATTGAGTGCACTGGCTTTATGTCTTGTGGATATGGAGCGGATGATGGAAGGAGTTGATATGACTGAAGCATTTTTCAGTAAGAAGGCTTCTTTTTTGGCCCGTTTGGGTTCCGGAAGTGCTGCGAGAAGTATTGAAGGGCCTTTAGTATTGTGGGGAAGTCATCCTGGTTTTGAAGGAAGTAGTGACCTTTTCGGCATACCTTATTCGTTTCCTGTTCACGATATTTTTAAAAATTATCGGGATACTATTTTGCTGGTAGATAAAGGAGAAAAGCAGGTGAGTAGCACCATCGGGCATGAATTAATGCACGAACATCCTTATGCCAACAACCGATTTGAAGAAGCTAACAACAACCTTAATAGACTAAGAACCATTCTCGAAAAGGGAGATCTGGAGAACTTTATTCGTCTGATTGAATCGGAGGCCTTGCAATTACACGCAATGATGATGACCTCTCTGCCTTATTATATATTAATGAAGCCCAATACGCTGCAAATTATCCAGCGAATCTGGGAGTTTAGAAAGTCCACCGGAAGCAACCTATGTTTTACGTTAGACGCAGGAGCAAATGTACATGTGTTATATCCTGAATCGGAACAAGAAGCAGTAAGGGCGTTCATTGAAGCAGATCTTGTAAAGTTTTGTAAGCATGGGGAATACATTCATGATAAAGCCGGTAACGGAGCTAAAAAACTCGTATAA
- a CDS encoding RNA polymerase sigma factor, with product MGELKHIDTQLHLVEAVKNNNEKVLKQLYQECFRKIEVYILKNNGTQPQAKDTYQEAFIATWQNVKDGKFIPENETALQGYLYQIARNKWTDTLRSARFRKTSSLSNTFQLEGNSFEESDSETNAQNDLRLTVAMESFQKLGEECKQLLRSFYFEKKSLREIAEVFAIEEASARNKKYRCIQKLRELTLSPNRS from the coding sequence ATGGGGGAACTAAAACACATAGACACACAATTGCATCTGGTTGAAGCCGTAAAGAATAACAACGAAAAGGTTCTTAAACAGCTTTATCAGGAATGTTTTAGAAAAATTGAAGTATATATTTTGAAGAACAACGGAACTCAACCCCAGGCCAAAGACACCTATCAGGAGGCTTTCATCGCTACCTGGCAAAATGTAAAAGATGGAAAGTTCATTCCTGAAAATGAAACTGCTTTACAGGGCTACTTATATCAAATAGCACGAAATAAATGGACAGACACATTGCGATCGGCCAGATTTCGAAAAACGTCTTCCTTATCAAATACTTTTCAATTGGAAGGCAATTCGTTCGAGGAAAGTGACTCTGAAACTAATGCGCAAAATGACCTCAGGCTTACTGTAGCCATGGAATCGTTTCAGAAGTTAGGTGAAGAATGCAAACAGTTATTGAGGAGTTTCTATTTTGAAAAAAAATCACTTCGTGAAATCGCTGAAGTGTTTGCGATTGAAGAGGCCTCCGCCAGAAATAAAAAATACCGTTGTATCCAAAAATTAAGAGAACTTACATTGTCCCCAAATAGATCATGA
- a CDS encoding tetratricopeptide repeat protein — protein sequence MNEKINITEKEFERIEKYLMGDLSPNELHQFELELHNDSNLEAKVEEVKYLLIGIETASLKSQLNQFHEELVPSKEISKSASTRSRAPIYAIAAVFVALLGLFLFFNTESESEKLFAKHFVPDPGLPTTMGTTDNFKFYDGMVNYKQEDFKTALDKWNPLLEKNPKNDTLRYFIGVAYLANGDDQKAITDLERLLNSEPKSFKNETAFYLGMAYLKLDNLEEARKYLTFSDTDSAKQVLLDIDN from the coding sequence ATGAACGAGAAAATAAACATAACCGAAAAAGAATTTGAGCGTATTGAAAAATACCTCATGGGTGATTTAAGCCCAAACGAGTTGCATCAATTCGAATTGGAGCTTCACAATGATTCCAATCTGGAAGCTAAAGTGGAAGAAGTAAAATATCTCCTTATAGGAATTGAAACGGCTTCCTTGAAGAGCCAACTAAATCAATTTCATGAAGAACTTGTCCCTTCAAAAGAAATTTCGAAATCAGCTTCAACGCGATCCCGGGCTCCCATCTATGCCATTGCTGCGGTATTTGTCGCTTTGCTCGGACTCTTCTTGTTTTTCAATACCGAATCGGAATCGGAGAAATTATTTGCAAAACACTTTGTTCCGGACCCCGGACTTCCCACCACCATGGGTACAACTGACAATTTTAAATTTTATGACGGCATGGTGAATTACAAACAGGAAGATTTTAAAACAGCCCTCGATAAATGGAATCCGCTGTTGGAAAAGAATCCGAAAAATGACACCCTACGTTATTTTATTGGAGTTGCTTATCTCGCAAACGGAGACGATCAGAAAGCGATTACCGACCTTGAACGACTCTTGAATTCGGAACCGAAATCCTTTAAAAACGAGACTGCTTTTTATCTGGGAATGGCTTATTTGAAATTGGATAATCTAGAAGAAGCGAGAAAATATCTTACCTTTAGTGATACTGATAGCGCCAAACAAGTGCTGTTAGACATTGATAACTAA
- a CDS encoding CHAT domain-containing protein, translated as MRIGLSGLFIGILLIIFILGNQTLTAQEKNKSWKESIDYFLSEKEIKKADSVLQSQLAAFTQSNKIDSLSQFPYYIGKVASEQLNSKEATKKAEAFIRNLKTKTSNARIIYKAYLSLEELYIALGDDESSVIASKEALKYAQTLSDVTYDELGEINYAIGSDYYALYNLSEALDYFRASASAYERSKTVEKDVLADAYNGIATAMWTLNKLDSAQIYYHKAIESTKESNLTGYDRIYYIVAFQFNLALVIDAQGKLGEAIEMKRAIIPQLQEIIDNSDDEKLVVKSKRLLASSVSNLAAFYNDTGYLTKAYEMLQYSYEKKKEVFEITSPRIATALTQIALCEFELREFDKSIATAALALKNLKGATSRYPAVEADIYAIQAKTYVAMGNIEKAKLLYEKGDAMFKEAYPEAISQEYLIFLKDYSQFLADNDEFEKAIEIATQNYNYIAKSGIDNNFPIIKEMLNLSEIHYKAGNYSEAHIWAVKGNAFLDKHILKAESGIDSVQIEFRRPSITLMEVQSLLKTTEEKDSTFLIQQIEKVNKAVLSLEQRKTTAFNLADINNILTEYKALNTLSKKLHYQLFQQTGREAHLNKTISLHESGIYNRLRTQFNIKNGIRFGALPAAVIEREKQLKENISKALSGDTTKDINSYFKATEQWDTFLDSLKLNHSKYYNLRYATIEESLGDIQQKIPENSTVVRYFFIENDLYAYVINGNSRHLIPLEFTNQLEYIGQLGEDQGELEKTASLLAELYHTLWRPLEAKITTEKVIIIPDRELFNLSFETLTPDKISDFKELATNSLLARHIISYNYSLFLLKDDTTPSTYERNFVAFAPGFSDKMKKEYTVSITDSSNLDKTYVTLLPQPFSAELVEEYAATFEGTSYLNERSTKQVFRNNAKEHKIIHIGTHAESNNLTPEFSRLIFAKDISQQTTPEDNSLFTYEIYDFDLASNLTILTACETGKPGFEPGEGMISLAHAFNYAGSESMLTSLWKIDEKSSTEIISFFYENLEQGMARDEALRNAKLSYLSTANGRTIAPQYWAGLVLIGDSSPLELDSSTPVWYWVVGAIVLLLIFLLFFRRK; from the coding sequence ATGAGAATTGGGCTAAGCGGGCTTTTTATTGGGATCTTGCTTATTATATTCATATTGGGGAATCAGACCTTGACTGCACAGGAAAAAAATAAATCCTGGAAGGAATCTATTGATTATTTTCTTTCAGAAAAAGAAATAAAAAAAGCCGACTCGGTTTTACAAAGCCAACTTGCCGCCTTTACCCAGAGCAATAAAATTGATTCCCTATCCCAATTTCCATATTATATTGGAAAAGTGGCCAGTGAACAGTTAAATTCAAAGGAAGCGACCAAAAAAGCCGAAGCATTTATTCGAAATTTAAAAACCAAAACTTCAAATGCCAGGATCATTTATAAGGCCTATCTCAGTCTGGAGGAGCTCTATATTGCACTTGGAGATGACGAAAGTTCGGTAATTGCTTCGAAAGAAGCTCTGAAATATGCCCAAACACTCAGCGACGTAACTTATGATGAACTCGGAGAGATCAATTACGCCATTGGCAGTGATTATTACGCACTCTATAATTTATCTGAAGCCCTCGATTATTTCCGCGCTTCTGCCAGTGCATACGAAAGATCCAAGACCGTAGAAAAAGATGTTCTGGCCGATGCCTACAACGGAATCGCCACTGCCATGTGGACACTCAATAAATTGGATAGCGCACAGATCTATTACCACAAAGCGATAGAAAGTACAAAGGAGAGTAATTTAACCGGTTACGACCGAATTTATTATATCGTAGCCTTTCAGTTCAATCTGGCGCTGGTGATCGATGCGCAGGGAAAATTAGGAGAAGCCATCGAGATGAAACGTGCCATTATTCCTCAGCTACAAGAAATTATCGATAATAGCGATGACGAGAAGTTAGTTGTAAAGTCAAAACGCCTTTTGGCATCGTCAGTTTCAAATCTGGCTGCTTTTTATAATGATACCGGATATTTGACCAAGGCGTATGAAATGCTTCAATATTCTTATGAAAAGAAGAAAGAAGTATTTGAAATTACAAGCCCGAGAATTGCCACCGCTCTCACTCAAATTGCACTTTGTGAATTTGAATTGCGCGAATTCGACAAAAGTATTGCTACCGCAGCACTTGCTCTAAAGAACTTAAAGGGTGCAACAAGTCGATATCCCGCTGTTGAAGCCGATATTTATGCGATCCAGGCAAAGACATATGTTGCTATGGGAAATATTGAAAAGGCAAAATTGCTTTACGAAAAAGGAGATGCCATGTTCAAGGAGGCTTATCCGGAAGCAATTAGTCAGGAGTACCTTATCTTTTTAAAGGACTATTCCCAATTCTTGGCAGATAACGACGAATTTGAAAAAGCCATTGAAATAGCAACTCAAAACTATAATTATATTGCCAAAAGTGGAATTGACAATAATTTTCCGATTATCAAGGAAATGTTGAATTTATCTGAAATCCATTATAAAGCCGGAAATTATAGCGAAGCCCATATCTGGGCAGTTAAAGGGAATGCATTTTTGGACAAGCACATTCTTAAAGCGGAATCGGGTATAGATTCGGTTCAGATTGAATTCAGAAGACCATCCATAACACTTATGGAAGTGCAGTCGTTATTAAAGACTACAGAAGAAAAAGACAGTACATTCTTAATACAGCAGATTGAAAAGGTCAATAAGGCGGTATTGTCTTTGGAACAACGAAAAACCACAGCTTTTAATCTGGCCGACATCAATAACATATTGACCGAATACAAGGCATTAAATACGCTTTCCAAAAAACTTCATTATCAATTGTTTCAGCAAACCGGACGCGAAGCGCATCTCAACAAGACCATTTCACTTCACGAGTCGGGAATTTACAACCGATTACGAACACAATTCAATATAAAAAATGGAATTCGATTCGGGGCTTTGCCGGCTGCAGTAATAGAAAGAGAAAAGCAACTAAAAGAGAATATTTCGAAAGCGCTTAGCGGAGATACCACAAAGGATATTAACAGCTATTTTAAAGCCACCGAACAATGGGATACTTTCCTCGATTCACTCAAACTAAATCATTCAAAATATTATAATTTAAGGTATGCTACCATAGAGGAATCGCTTGGGGATATTCAGCAAAAAATTCCAGAAAACAGTACTGTTGTACGATATTTTTTTATTGAAAACGACCTTTATGCGTACGTGATTAACGGGAACAGCCGCCATCTGATCCCGTTAGAATTTACGAACCAATTAGAGTACATCGGGCAGCTTGGGGAAGATCAGGGAGAGCTTGAGAAAACCGCTTCTCTGCTCGCCGAACTCTACCATACCTTATGGAGGCCTCTTGAAGCCAAGATCACAACCGAGAAGGTGATTATCATTCCGGATCGAGAACTGTTTAATTTAAGTTTTGAAACACTCACACCGGATAAAATTTCAGATTTTAAAGAACTGGCTACGAATAGTTTATTAGCAAGACACATAATTTCTTACAATTACAGCTTATTTCTTCTTAAAGACGACACTACCCCTTCAACATATGAAAGAAATTTTGTCGCTTTTGCTCCCGGGTTCAGTGATAAAATGAAAAAAGAATATACAGTCTCGATCACCGATTCGTCGAATCTTGATAAAACCTATGTAACCCTTCTTCCACAACCTTTTAGTGCAGAATTAGTAGAAGAATATGCTGCTACTTTTGAGGGAACTTCCTATTTAAATGAGCGTTCCACCAAGCAGGTTTTCCGCAATAATGCAAAGGAACATAAGATCATTCATATTGGCACTCATGCCGAATCCAACAACCTTACTCCTGAATTTTCGAGACTTATTTTCGCAAAGGACATCTCTCAACAAACGACTCCGGAAGATAACTCATTATTCACTTATGAGATCTATGATTTCGATCTCGCTTCAAACTTAACCATACTTACCGCATGTGAAACAGGAAAACCCGGCTTCGAACCCGGGGAAGGTATGATCTCGCTTGCACATGCGTTTAACTACGCCGGAAGCGAGAGTATGCTTACCAGTTTATGGAAGATCGATGAGAAATCCAGTACAGAGATCATTTCATTTTTCTATGAAAATCTTGAACAAGGGATGGCGAGGGATGAGGCACTACGCAACGCAAAACTATCGTATCTCTCGACGGCTAACGGACGAACGATCGCTCCTCAATATTGGGCCGGTCTGGTACTAATTGGTGATTCAAGCCCACTCGAGTTGGATTCATCAACGCCCGTATGGTATTGGGTCGTCGGCGCAATTGTTCTCCTACTTATCTTCTTGCTTTTCTTTAGAAGAAAATAA
- a CDS encoding T9SS type A sorting domain-containing protein, which translates to MRTFFTFALSLIGIFTLNAQDPAIQWQNTIGGSDGDFMQSMEPTSDGGYVISGFSFSNTSGDKTENSNGGIDMWIVKVDSDGQIEWQNTIGGSGDDYASVVQQTLDGGYIVLAGSDSNISGDKTENSRGGLDFWILKLNSSGSIVWQKTYGGDQPDFDTFGQQTSDGGYIVGGYSDSGISGDKTVPSNGQRDYWIMKLDALGNIVWQKGIGGSLVDRVEATFQTTDGGYMIGGYSNSPVSGDKTEPSLGSSDYWVVKLDANGNMQWQNTIGGNDLDLLRDMIQTADGGYLIGGYSKSNISGDKTENSQGDFDYWMVKLDSNGTISWQNTIGGSGIDYPRDIKQLANGHYVVAGWSNSNVSGDKAEASNGGYDYWLIKLNASGTLISQNSIGGTGDESGPYIQPLANGDFVMGCSSDSNISGDKGDNNEGMDDYWIFKVSPTILEVKDVSVLVGISAFPNPTSEMITLKLDKNYPEILVQVANILGETISSEKIINSDTTEITIDGSSGIYLVSVFTSEGTTATLKVLKQ; encoded by the coding sequence ATGAGAACCTTCTTTACTTTCGCACTTTCATTAATAGGAATATTCACATTAAATGCTCAGGATCCGGCCATACAATGGCAAAATACCATTGGGGGATCGGACGGAGACTTTATGCAATCTATGGAGCCTACGTCCGATGGAGGATACGTCATTTCGGGTTTTTCCTTTTCAAATACCTCTGGTGATAAAACAGAAAACAGCAATGGAGGCATCGATATGTGGATCGTAAAGGTGGATAGCGACGGTCAGATTGAATGGCAAAACACCATAGGGGGAAGTGGGGATGACTATGCAAGTGTGGTACAGCAGACGTTGGATGGGGGCTATATAGTATTGGCCGGATCGGATTCGAACATCTCGGGTGATAAAACAGAAAACTCCCGAGGTGGGCTCGATTTCTGGATCTTAAAACTAAACAGTTCCGGAAGCATTGTTTGGCAAAAAACGTACGGTGGCGACCAGCCCGATTTCGATACTTTTGGCCAACAGACCAGCGACGGTGGGTATATCGTTGGTGGCTATTCAGATTCTGGCATTTCGGGAGACAAGACGGTTCCGTCTAACGGACAACGGGATTATTGGATCATGAAACTGGATGCTTTGGGAAATATTGTTTGGCAAAAAGGGATAGGTGGTAGTTTGGTGGATCGCGTGGAAGCTACCTTTCAGACAACCGATGGCGGGTATATGATCGGCGGGTATTCAAATTCTCCGGTTTCAGGAGATAAGACTGAGCCCAGTCTGGGATCCAGTGATTACTGGGTGGTTAAATTGGATGCCAACGGAAACATGCAATGGCAAAACACTATAGGAGGAAATGATCTCGATCTGCTTAGAGATATGATACAGACAGCAGACGGAGGATATCTTATAGGGGGGTATTCTAAATCGAATATTTCAGGAGACAAAACCGAAAATTCACAAGGTGATTTCGATTATTGGATGGTAAAACTGGACAGTAACGGAACTATTTCTTGGCAAAATACCATTGGAGGGAGCGGAATTGATTACCCACGAGATATAAAGCAGCTTGCCAACGGTCATTATGTGGTTGCAGGCTGGTCGAATTCCAACGTTTCTGGCGATAAAGCGGAAGCATCCAATGGAGGTTACGATTACTGGCTTATTAAGCTTAATGCTTCGGGTACATTAATTAGTCAAAACAGCATCGGAGGAACAGGAGATGAATCGGGTCCTTACATTCAACCCCTTGCAAACGGCGATTTTGTAATGGGTTGCTCTTCAGATTCAAATATTTCCGGAGACAAAGGTGATAATAATGAAGGCATGGATGACTATTGGATCTTTAAGGTATCGCCGACCATCTTGGAAGTAAAGGATGTAAGTGTTTTAGTGGGCATTTCGGCCTTTCCTAATCCAACTTCTGAAATGATCACATTAAAACTGGATAAGAATTATCCTGAAATATTGGTGCAAGTTGCTAATATTCTAGGCGAGACAATATCTTCAGAAAAAATAATTAATTCAGATACCACAGAGATTACTATTGACGGAAGTTCGGGTATCTATTTGGTATCGGTATTTACTTCGGAAGGCACTACTGCCACGTTGAAAGTATTAAAACAATAA
- a CDS encoding autotransporter outer membrane beta-barrel domain-containing protein, whose product MEETLYHYYGMEPNGWKRTIQIINMKKINLILAIFVSIITQAQTVGINTNDPKSLLDIPARNSILPFSSDGILPVRVISFPSIAPGPNQDALWVYNTNSKQNYWWDSSLAVFESFRNTLDQAYDNNGFGQGRFIHADHGGVSIEGDGLYVSGIFGNGNSLNLTGGDTNLIFYPKTGSFIKSDELTITTTTDYDYNVIFGDGFNSAQYGARYATIFGATTSENADESVSLGRSYSGGFRNICLGYSGTNDSSSILIGNSGVVYGYGYCIGENTGDRTSMTVIGNNNTGISTGVIGYLIGIGNNNSGTFNTSPYSRHYFIGSNNTFSNGRGFVIGNDNAINNGLIIGHQLVSDSRDQICIGFYNTSYTPDPEPIDGQQPNNRLLVFGNGTSTQRSDALVMLEDGRTGIGQSFPEVTLQIKGGFSSNPSTYTATSSSLIIPVGNSSYLTINSNNSPSNRTVGFSDGVVYGQMLTIECTATGSFGVRINDGGNLTLSASTLDLSGNDTLRLIWLGSWRQIGYANN is encoded by the coding sequence ATGGAGGAGACACTTTATCATTATTATGGAATGGAGCCCAATGGCTGGAAACGAACTATTCAGATAATTAATATGAAAAAAATAAATTTAATTTTAGCGATTTTTGTTAGTATTATTACTCAGGCTCAGACCGTAGGCATAAATACCAATGACCCAAAATCTCTGCTGGATATACCTGCGAGAAATTCAATATTGCCTTTCTCTTCAGACGGTATACTTCCTGTTCGTGTTATTTCATTTCCATCGATAGCACCGGGTCCAAATCAAGATGCGCTATGGGTTTACAATACTAATAGTAAACAAAACTACTGGTGGGATAGCAGTCTTGCCGTTTTTGAATCCTTTCGAAATACTTTGGACCAGGCTTACGATAACAATGGATTTGGTCAAGGTAGGTTTATTCATGCCGATCATGGAGGTGTATCTATTGAAGGTGACGGTTTATACGTCTCAGGAATTTTTGGAAACGGCAACAGTTTAAACTTAACTGGAGGTGATACTAACCTGATCTTCTATCCGAAAACAGGTAGTTTTATAAAAAGCGATGAACTGACAATTACTACGACTACGGATTATGACTATAATGTAATTTTTGGTGATGGATTCAACAGTGCTCAATACGGAGCAAGGTATGCTACAATTTTCGGGGCAACTACAAGCGAAAATGCCGATGAATCTGTCAGTTTAGGCAGGTCATACTCCGGGGGGTTTAGAAACATCTGTCTTGGGTATAGCGGCACCAATGACTCTTCAAGCATTCTGATTGGAAATTCCGGAGTCGTCTATGGTTATGGTTATTGTATAGGAGAAAATACCGGAGATAGGACAAGTATGACGGTAATAGGAAATAATAATACAGGTATATCGACCGGAGTAATTGGCTATCTTATCGGTATTGGAAATAATAATAGCGGAACATTTAACACTTCACCTTATTCAAGACATTATTTTATAGGATCCAATAATACTTTTAGTAATGGTCGCGGATTTGTAATTGGCAACGATAATGCTATAAATAACGGCTTGATAATAGGGCATCAATTAGTATCCGATAGTAGGGATCAAATCTGTATTGGGTTTTACAATACCAGCTATACGCCAGATCCCGAACCCATCGACGGTCAACAACCAAATAATCGATTACTGGTTTTTGGCAATGGAACTTCAACGCAACGATCCGATGCCCTGGTGATGCTGGAAGATGGAAGAACAGGTATAGGACAATCCTTTCCGGAAGTAACCTTGCAAATCAAGGGTGGATTTTCTAGCAACCCCTCAACATATACAGCAACTTCATCGTCACTAATTATTCCCGTTGGAAATTCTTCTTATCTGACTATAAATTCCAATAACAGTCCTAGTAATAGAACTGTAGGATTTTCAGATGGAGTCGTTTATGGTCAGATGTTAACCATAGAGTGCACGGCAACCGGGAGCTTCGGAGTTAGAATTAATGACGGCGGAAATCTAACATTATCGGCATCCACTCTCGATTTGTCCGGCAATGATACCTTACGGCTTATATGGCTGGGATCTTGGCGCCAAATTGGTTACGCCAATAATTAA